AATACAATCCATTCCGGTTTTACCGGTAGCGATTACCTGCACTTCATCCTTTTTGGTGAGGGCATCACTTAATATATTCCTCACAAGAAGTGAGTCGTCTATGATGGCAACGGTTGGTTTTTTATTCATGATTTATGGATTAAATCTACCAGTTCGTCAAAATCAGGTAGGAATACCAAAACACCAATTAGGTTACTACCTTGGTGATTAAATTCCGTATGCATGGACAAAAATTTTGTTCGTTCCGGTTTTACAATGTCGATTACATCCATAAAACTACCGGTAATCATTTCAGGAACCGAAGGCAAAATTTCTTTTTTCAATTTATTGGAAAGAGAGTTCATCACACTCGAACAAACAATATTGGAAATTTCCGATAATACAGAAACCATATCCTCGGATAGTTTATGAAGACTACCTTCTGCATATTTTGCATCTTCGGAACCAAGAAGTTCTTTCGCAATTTCAGATCCGTTTTCTTCAGAAAACATCATAAGAAGATTTCCATTTAGGTCACCTGTCATACGAATTTTCATTCCAAAAAACTGATCCATAGAGTATCTAAACTCTTTTGCCAGTCCCTCACGATCAGTAAGTTTGATCTCAGGAATAAATAGCTCTACTTCTTTACCGACTAACTGAGAAAGCACGACACCGGCATTCATCATACCTGTATTGACAATGTTTTCTAGTTTTTTGATATCTTTTGAAGACATGATCTCGTTGATTGCATCCGAATTTAACGCAGCCACCTGGTTCAATCGTTCTTCTTTTTGTTCCACAAAACCTTTGATGATTTCTGCGGCCTGTTCTCTTTCTGTCAATTTGACATTTTCAATTTTTGCAACGTCTGCCAACCGATGGATCTCATCTGTTTTGTGATCAATGACAAGAGTGGCTGTAGAGCTGTGCGAAGACTCAGCGGTATCTCCATTCACAACAGTTTCAGTTTTAATCACTTCGGTTGTAATTTTGAGATTAGTAGCAGGTTCTTCTGCAAACACCTCTTCTTTCGGAACAATGATATGTTTTTCGATTTTATGTTTATCTTTTTTGACTCGTGATTTGTCTTTCGCACGTAACTCAATTAACTTCGCGTTGTAACGATTGGTAGGGTGATTGGATTTGAACATAAATTCAGAATCCGACATCTCGAGAGAACGAATCGTAGAGGCCCGTTTCATCATCTCACCGGCAACCAACTGGTCAGTCCAATCCACTTTGTCAGCAGCAATCTCCACAAGACCAGGAATGTCTAATACCAGAATGATGGTTCCATCACCCATGATGGTGGCACCTGTTAGGCCTTGGATGTCTTTAAAGTTTTTGCCAAGAGATTTGATTACGGTTTCATGTTTTCCAATTAGGTCATCTACCATAAATCCCAGTTTTCTCGTTTTATAATTCACGATGACCACAGGAACTTCCACCATTTCTTGTTTGTCGGCAAGTCCAAGAATACGATTCAAACGGTAGATAGGCAATACCTCTCCGCGTAAGTTGATGATCTCGTGACCTTCCAGAGTGGTAATTTGATCCAAATTGACTTTGATCGTTTCAGAAACTTCTGATAAAGGAAACGCATACACTTCTTCTTCCATAATCACGAGGATAGATGGAATGATAGCAAGGGCTTGTGGGAAAGAGAGAGTAAAAGAAGAACCCTTGCCTTCTTCGGAATGGATAATGATTTTGCCCTTAAACTCTTCAATGAGTTTGTTGACAACGTTCATCCCCACACCACGTCCCGAAATATCGGAAATTTTATCCGCAGTGGAAAAACCAGGAGCAAAGATAAATTGGAATATATCTGATTCCGAAAGGTTTTGGGCATCGGACTCATTCACAAGCCCACGTTCGATGGCTTTTTTCAGAATTTTATCTTTGTTTAAACCTTTTCCATCATCACGGATTTCCACAAGGATATTGGACCCGCCTTGGTAAGCATTGAGTTCCACCGTTCCTTCTTCCGGTTTGCCAGAAGACCTTCTTTCCGAAGGGGATTCGATTCCATGATCCACCGAGTTACGAATGAGATGGATGAGTGGTTCGCCAATGGCATCGATTACTTTTTTATCGAGTTCAGTATTTTCCCCGCGTAACACGAGATTTACTTGTTTACCCGTTTCTAAAGAGAGATCCCGAATGAGTCTAGTGAACCTGTTGAATACAGATCCAATTGGTACCATTCGAATGTTCATAATACCAGTTTGTAAGTCTTTGGAAATTCGATTGATTTGATCGATTTTGCCTTTGAGTTCATTGAATAATGAGTCTTCACCAAACTGTGCCACCAAATCATCGTAGATCTTTTGGAATCCAGAGTTTGTAATCACAAGTTCACCAACGTTATTCATTAGTTGGTCCAGTTTATCAGAAGAAACTTTAATGGTTCTCATCACCACTTTGGAATCAGTTACCGCCTTATCAAAATTAGCGGAACCTCTAGCTGCATGTTTATCTTCTAAATCGGACTGGCCTGATGGATGATTTGCCGATTCTCTAGAAGCTGAATCAGACCTTTTTTCAAGGGCCTCCATTTCTGTTTCTTGGAGTTTGATTTCTTCCACAGAAAGTGAGTCCACCATATCAATATTACACTGAACATGTAACTCGTGCCGATTCAGTTTTGTAACAGTCACAAAGGAAAGGGCAAAACTTCCCTGGCCGTTATCTAAAGCATCTTCGGAAGGATTACATTTGATGATCCCACCGGATTGTTTGACCGATTGCAAAATAAGGAGAAGGCGAAGGTTTTGCATCGGAGTGTCATTTTTCAACTTCAAATTGACGGCGAATGCAGTAAGGTCACTATCCTCTTTTAAAGATTGGCGAATTTCGGAAATTTCTTCTTCTGTGAGAGTGATGGAAGGATCAGAATTTTCTGTAGATTTTCCAGAACCACTTGATTTAGGAGAACCAGAGCCAACACCAGTTTGGGTAGGAGAGGCCTCGTAGTCCTGGAGTTTTTTAATCATATCCGTAAAAGGTGTCTCCACCTTAACTCCATTGGCAACACCTTCGATCACTTGTTTGATGAGATCAAAACATTCAAATAATAAATTCACCAACTTAACGTTGATTTCTAAACTCCCTTCTCTAATTTTTTGGAGAAGGTTTTCCATCGTGTGAGACAAATCGGATAAATTATACAACCCAACGAAGGCAGAGGAACTTTTTAAAGAGTGTGCCGCACGAAAGATGTCATTGATGATTTCTGGGTTTTCATGATCTTTTTCGAGTTTCACCAAATTAGAGTTTAATTCCTCAATTTGATCCTCGGATTCTTCCAGGAAAACTTCTGTGTATTCGCCTAAAATTCCAGCCAATGTCGTATCCCTTTCTCTTTACTTTGCGGAAGAAACAAAATCAACGATTTGTTCCAAATCCAAATTCAAAATCAAATGGTCTTCGTATCTAGATACGGACTCAACCATCTTACTATAGTTTAACGACAAGTCATCAGTTGTATAACTGATAAAATCTTTTTGGATTTTAACAACCTGTTTGACTTCATCAACGAGAACACCAATTCGCTTTTCATCTAACATAATAACGATGATACGTGATATTGGAAAAATTTCAGAATCAGTTCCGTGGAATCTTTTTTTCAAATCCACGATGGGAATGATCTCTCCGCGAAGGTTGATTACACCTAAAATGTAATCATCTACGTTGGGAATCCGAGTGATTAAAACGGGTTTTAAAATTTCATGAACCAAGAGCAATCGAATTCCAAAGAATTCTTTATCAATGGTAAATGTGAGAAACTGTTCCAAGTCTCCCAGATCGGACTCTTGTTCCATTTTGGTTTTTTCCGCCAGGGATGTGAGTAATGTTTCTTGGTCCATATGCTTCCTGGAATCCTGTCAGAATCCTACATGGATTCAATCTAAAAACGAATGAATCTGGATTTCCGTAATCATTTTTCCTATTTTTAAATCGTGGTTATCTGCAAGAAATGGGACGGGGAAAAGTTTAGAAAAACTGAGTCCCACTGTTTTCTTTTGGAGTGATTCTGAATTTAATATGCGATCATAATATCCGCCACCCCGGCCCAATCGGTAGCCTTGTTCATTGAAACCCAAAGCGGGAACGAGAATCAAATCCGCTTCTTCTACGGAGATCTCCTCATCTCCTATCGGCTCAAATAACCCAATAGAATTCTTTTCAAAGGAACGTGGGCGAAGGAACCGTAAACTTTTTCCCTCCTCCATACGTGGAAAGTACCACTCAGCAGAATGTCTGGCCTCAATAAAACCTGTGGGCCTTGGAAGAGGACAGGATTCGATCACAGGAAGTACATCCACTTCATAAAGAAGGTCGGGAGAGTATGTAATGATTTTTGTTTTTCCCTGCAAAAGCGGAAACAACCTGCGTAAGATGGCCGCTTCATGATCTTCCCTTTCCGGTAGGTTCGGAAGATTTTTTTTTAGAATTCCTCTAGCATCTTTTTTTGAAATGGGATTCAAAAATTGTCCCCAATGATCCCCTCTTCTAATAGAGAAATGATCTTCTTTGTTCGTTCTTCTAGTTCAGGAATTTCGTTTGCCTTGGCCGAAACTTCTTTCATTTGGAAAAGTTCGTCCGCCAAGTTCAAGGCACATAAAACTGCTAATTTGGTTTTGGATGCCGTGGGAAGTGCCTTAGCTAAATCCATTAAACGAAGTTCCACATAATCAGCAACCTCAGAGATATACCCGGAGGATGCTTCACCAACAATGGTATAGGTTTCACCAAAGATTTGTTTGGTTATTTTTTGAGGTTGCGGGGCAGACTCTGCCATAAAAATTACTTAGGATCGTCTTCGATAATTAAAAAATCATCGTCGTCGTCAGCATCAAAGACACTGATTGCTTCGTCGTCATCGTCAATGATGATGTCATCATCTTCGTCGATGTCAACTGTTGGAACATCTTCTTCCTGTTCCACAACAAGCTCTTCTTTTTCAAAGGAAGCAGAGGCAGGAGGTTTTTCCAAAACATCTTCTGTTTGGAACTCGGATTCATCTTCATCGAGTAAGATGATCTCATCATCTTCGTCCGTCGCCAAACTAGGAAGAGCGGCAGCGGCTGCCACAGGTACTACGGGAGAAGAATCTGAGCTAGGTGCTTTGGGAGCCGAACTTCCTGTTGTAGGAAGTCCATCCAAACGACCGAGGAGTTGGTGGACTTTGGATTCCAAAAGTCCTTCTCTTTCGCGGAGTTGGTTTAACTCGTCCGTTGCTTCTTGGAGCTGAGTGCGAAGTGTTTTTAGTTCGCGCTCTTTCTCCTCCATTGCGAGCTTCATTTGGTCATTTTCCGCGCGGAGGGATTCGTTTTCCGTTTCCAGGCGTGCGTTTTCTGTTCTTAGGTCTTGGATTAACTCCAAAGCCTTAACAACTTTACTTTCTAGCTCTTCAATGGTTTCGATTTTTAACATGATAACAATCCGATGGAATAGAATAGACGAGCTATTCCATTCCAATCAAGCACTAATTTACTTAGCGACTTTGGTTTTTTCAACGATGGCGTTGAATACTTCTTTGTGGTTGTAAGCAAGGTCAGCCAAAGTCTTACGATCTAAGTTGATTCCGTGTGTTTTGAGTGCATGGATGAATTTTGAATAAGACATTCCATTTTCTCTCACTGCGGCGTTGATTCTCGTAATCCAAAGTTTACGGAATTCGGACTTTTTCTTTCTACGGTCACGGTATGCCCATTGACCCGCTTTCATTACAGCAGATTTTGCTGTTCTGAAAAGTTTAGAACGTCCGCCCCTAAAACCTTTAGCTTTAGCGAGTACTTTCTTTCTACGATTTTTATGAATGGTTCCGTTGACTGCGCGTGGCATCGTTTAACCTCCGTAAGGTAGAAGTTTTTCTACACGGTTATAATCGGTTTCATGGATGACGTGCATTCCACGGCTTTGGTGTTTCATCTTAGGAGATTTTTTCTCCAAGATATGTCTTCGGAACGCACAACCGCGTTTAATTTTACCAGATTTGGTAAACTTAAAACGTTTGGCTGCTGCCCTATTTGTCTTCAGCTTATACATAGTTGTTTTATCCTTTAGGTTTTTCACCAATTGGGTTCATCACGACCACTATCGTCTTTCCGTCGTGTACCGGCATTTTTTCGGGAGAGGCATGCTCTTTTAGGTCCTCGACAAACCGGTTAACAATATTCATTCCAATTTCAGAGTGAACCATCTCTCTGCCTCGGAATCGAAGAGTCACTTTTACCTTATCACCCTTTTGCAAGAATTCTAAAGCATGACGCTTCTTAATCTCGAAGTCATGGTTATCAATCCGCGGGCGGATTTTAATTTCTTTCACCGTGACAACGTGTTGTTTCTTTTTCGCTTCTTTCGTTTTTTTAAGAAGTTCGAATTTGTATTTTCCAAAATCGATCAGCTTACAGACGTGAACATCTTGGTCTCCCGAGACTTCCACCAAATCAAGGTTAGCTTCTTTAGCTCTCTTCAGAGCTTCTTCCAGAGTAACGATGTCAGATCCTTCGTCAGAGACGAGACGGATTGATGCTACATTGGTAATTTGTTCGTTAATTCTGATGTGGGCGAATTTATCTTGGTTTGGGTTCCCTCTAGGGTTGGGCCGTTTCTGCATTCAGTCTCCGAAATTTCTTTCAATTTCCAATTTCGGCACAAAATCCAGGCGAGCAAGTACATTTCTTTACAAATTGCCCGGGGACAGGCTAAAGAGATCCGGAGGGGCCTTCCCAAACAACAAGCTCTAAATACAAACAAGTGGAATCTAAAATTTCGGGCAAAATGGGAGCCAGAGAGACTAAATCCCCGTGATTCCCCATTCCCATACAAGAACCTCCATGACAAAGTTGGCCCTCTTCGTTGTATACGGCGTATTGGATCAAATGATCGAAGGCTTTTGTACTTTGTCTGGGAGATTGAGATTGGACTAAAGCAAGATAGGTCAATCCTTCGCTTTGTCTCCGTTCCAGCCGGATGCGAACTCGGTTTTCTTTGGTGAGGGGCTCTGTGGCCAAAAGGAGATCCCCTTTTCCGGGATTCCATTTTTGAAAACTATAGGATCCGACCAAACCGCCGTCCCGCTTCCATTCATATTTGGTTTCTGTTTTCGGCTTTTGTTTGGATAAAACCATAGCTTCTTTCGGCCTCGGGTCTTCCCATCCATAAGAAGTGATCCAAACAGAAGCACGCGCAATTTCTGAAATAGGAAAAGGAAAACGGCTCCAAAGACCTGGAACATCGTAACTCTCCCAAGGTTGGATGATGTGTTCGCAAGTTTGGCTGGAGAGAAGTCGGTTTCTGGCATCATAAAAGGCTGCAACCACATAGAGAACCACTGGCGAACCGCCTAGGTTTTGTCCTCCAGTGATGACGATGCTCGGACAATCAAACTTTAGGTCCCGACCAAGCCCATCTACAAATTGCATGGGGCTTACCTTCCAACCAACCGTCAAACCTTCCGCAAAAGGAAGAAGTTGCATCGGAATGGCGTCGAACGCATCACGGGCGTCATACGGTGGATGGATGGGTAAATCCAAGTAGTATGCAACCGGTTCGGCTTGTTTGGCGGTGATCAGGTTTTGGGACACTGGAGGGATCGTAACTCTCCCCCAGGTGTTAGTCAAGAAATTTCTTTCTTTAGAGATCGCCCTTTAAAAGAGAAAGGAATCCATCACGAGAAACGGTTTCTGTTTTTTCTTCACCCATACGTCGGAAAGAAATGGATCCTGCTTCTCTTTCTTTATCCCCTAAAATCAAAGTGTAACTGCTTCGTTTTAGGATGGAATCCCTAATTTTACTACCGATCTTTTCGTTTCGAATATCCAGTTCGACTCGAAAACCCTGCATTACCAAATCCTGATGTACTTCTTTAGCATAATCACTATGAATTTCTGCCACAGTTAAGACACGGATTTGTGTCGGATTGAGCCAGAGTGGAAACTTTCCTTCGAAGTGTTCGATAAGAATTCCAATAAACCTTTCGAGGGATCCATAGATGGCCCTGTGGATCATCACAGGTGCATGTTTTTTTCCATCAGAACCTGTGAAATCGAGCTCAAAGCGACTCGGCATAGAAAAGTCAATTTGAACCGTTCCGCATTGCCAAAGTCTTCCCAGTGAATCCTTAATATTGAATTCAATTTTTGGGCCATAAAAAGCTCCGTCCCCTTCCTTGATTCCGTATTCGATTCCTTTTTTCTTTAAGGCATCGTGTAACGCTTGTGTCGCGAGGTTCC
The sequence above is drawn from the Leptospira sp. WS4.C2 genome and encodes:
- a CDS encoding chemotaxis protein CheW, with the translated sequence MAGILGEYTEVFLEESEDQIEELNSNLVKLEKDHENPEIINDIFRAAHSLKSSSAFVGLYNLSDLSHTMENLLQKIREGSLEINVKLVNLLFECFDLIKQVIEGVANGVKVETPFTDMIKKLQDYEASPTQTGVGSGSPKSSGSGKSTENSDPSITLTEEEISEIRQSLKEDSDLTAFAVNLKLKNDTPMQNLRLLLILQSVKQSGGIIKCNPSEDALDNGQGSFALSFVTVTKLNRHELHVQCNIDMVDSLSVEEIKLQETEMEALEKRSDSASRESANHPSGQSDLEDKHAARGSANFDKAVTDSKVVMRTIKVSSDKLDQLMNNVGELVITNSGFQKIYDDLVAQFGEDSLFNELKGKIDQINRISKDLQTGIMNIRMVPIGSVFNRFTRLIRDLSLETGKQVNLVLRGENTELDKKVIDAIGEPLIHLIRNSVDHGIESPSERRSSGKPEEGTVELNAYQGGSNILVEIRDDGKGLNKDKILKKAIERGLVNESDAQNLSESDIFQFIFAPGFSTADKISDISGRGVGMNVVNKLIEEFKGKIIIHSEEGKGSSFTLSFPQALAIIPSILVIMEEEVYAFPLSEVSETIKVNLDQITTLEGHEIINLRGEVLPIYRLNRILGLADKQEMVEVPVVIVNYKTRKLGFMVDDLIGKHETVIKSLGKNFKDIQGLTGATIMGDGTIILVLDIPGLVEIAADKVDWTDQLVAGEMMKRASTIRSLEMSDSEFMFKSNHPTNRYNAKLIELRAKDKSRVKKDKHKIEKHIIVPKEEVFAEEPATNLKITTEVIKTETVVNGDTAESSHSSTATLVIDHKTDEIHRLADVAKIENVKLTEREQAAEIIKGFVEQKEERLNQVAALNSDAINEIMSSKDIKKLENIVNTGMMNAGVVLSQLVGKEVELFIPEIKLTDREGLAKEFRYSMDQFFGMKIRMTGDLNGNLLMMFSEENGSEIAKELLGSEDAKYAEGSLHKLSEDMVSVLSEISNIVCSSVMNSLSNKLKKEILPSVPEMITGSFMDVIDIVKPERTKFLSMHTEFNHQGSNLIGVLVFLPDFDELVDLIHKS
- a CDS encoding chemotaxis protein CheW; translated protein: MEQESDLGDLEQFLTFTIDKEFFGIRLLLVHEILKPVLITRIPNVDDYILGVINLRGEIIPIVDLKKRFHGTDSEIFPISRIIVIMLDEKRIGVLVDEVKQVVKIQKDFISYTTDDLSLNYSKMVESVSRYEDHLILNLDLEQIVDFVSSAK
- a CDS encoding 5-formyltetrahydrofolate cyclo-ligase, with amino-acid sequence MNPISKKDARGILKKNLPNLPEREDHEAAILRRLFPLLQGKTKIITYSPDLLYEVDVLPVIESCPLPRPTGFIEARHSAEWYFPRMEEGKSLRFLRPRSFEKNSIGLFEPIGDEEISVEEADLILVPALGFNEQGYRLGRGGGYYDRILNSESLQKKTVGLSFSKLFPVPFLADNHDLKIGKMITEIQIHSFLD
- a CDS encoding cell division protein ZapA, with amino-acid sequence MAESAPQPQKITKQIFGETYTIVGEASSGYISEVADYVELRLMDLAKALPTASKTKLAVLCALNLADELFQMKEVSAKANEIPELEERTKKIISLLEEGIIGDNF
- the rplT gene encoding 50S ribosomal protein L20, coding for MPRAVNGTIHKNRRKKVLAKAKGFRGGRSKLFRTAKSAVMKAGQWAYRDRRKKKSEFRKLWITRINAAVRENGMSYSKFIHALKTHGINLDRKTLADLAYNHKEVFNAIVEKTKVAK
- the rpmI gene encoding 50S ribosomal protein L35, whose product is MYKLKTNRAAAKRFKFTKSGKIKRGCAFRRHILEKKSPKMKHQSRGMHVIHETDYNRVEKLLPYGG
- the infC gene encoding translation initiation factor IF-3, which gives rise to MQKRPNPRGNPNQDKFAHIRINEQITNVASIRLVSDEGSDIVTLEEALKRAKEANLDLVEVSGDQDVHVCKLIDFGKYKFELLKKTKEAKKKQHVVTVKEIKIRPRIDNHDFEIKKRHALEFLQKGDKVKVTLRFRGREMVHSEIGMNIVNRFVEDLKEHASPEKMPVHDGKTIVVVMNPIGEKPKG